From Paenibacillus graminis, a single genomic window includes:
- the rplI gene encoding 50S ribosomal protein L9, with translation MKVIFIKDVKGQGKKGQVKEVSEGYASNFLLPRGLVRPATEGNVKTLENQAAAEQRRKDQEKEEAVQLGKKLDELTLTLKAKAGEGGRLFGAITSKQIGETLAAAHGITIDKRKIELSDSIRHVGTFQVAVKLHTEVKANLTVQVTEE, from the coding sequence ATGAAGGTCATTTTCATAAAAGATGTTAAGGGTCAAGGCAAGAAAGGGCAGGTCAAAGAGGTATCAGAGGGTTATGCATCCAACTTCCTGCTGCCGCGGGGCCTGGTTCGCCCGGCAACGGAAGGCAATGTAAAAACGCTGGAGAATCAAGCGGCCGCAGAACAGCGCCGCAAGGATCAGGAGAAAGAGGAAGCTGTTCAGCTGGGCAAGAAGCTTGACGAGCTGACGCTGACGCTGAAGGCCAAAGCTGGCGAAGGCGGCCGGCTGTTCGGTGCCATTACCAGCAAACAGATCGGGGAAACTTTGGCAGCTGCCCACGGCATCACCATTGACAAACGCAAAATTGAACTGAGTGATTCAATCCGCCATGTGGGTACATTTCAGGTAGCGGTGAAGCTGCATACTGAAGTAAAGGCTAACCTCACGGTTCAGGTAACGGAGGAGTAA
- a CDS encoding DHH family phosphoesterase: MPKFLQRRWHGYHTVWAFMLLLLLIIVVSFYNWVIGVASLFLAGTLCFSMLQAELSFRRNLVEYINGLSFRIKRVEGEAVSMLPLGIILYSEDRKVEWNNRSAGDIFSRKSLVGEEIEELLPDVMPSAAGHVPVKREASKENVLKEIRKEIAVDEHHYQVVIIPSERLLYLYDITELVVLRERYEEEKLAIGIVMMDNLDEAAQGMDDQQRTSLIAKVASEITEWSKQFEVYLRRLSSERYLMLLNHRSLQALEESRFVILDEVREMTADLKVPMTLSIGLAYGSESASELGALAQSSLDMALGRGGDQAAVKAGQRLSFYGGKSNAAEKRTRVRARVIAHALRDLMQESDRVLIMGHRTPDIDAVGAAIGLLKAAQMYNVEANIVMETPNPSITRMMEQIRRDEELNKSFISTEQALQVMTEHTLLIVVDTHKASMTMEPRLVQYASRIVVVDHHRRGEEFINDAVLVYLEPYASSTCELVTELLQYIHDKIKLSPLEATMLLAGITVDTKHFALHTGSRTFEAAGFLRRVGADTILIQRMLKEDLQEYISKAEIIKHARMVYDHIALVVTEPGMKIPQLLIAQTADTLLGMTNVVASFVISERPDGLIGISARSLGRMNVQVVMEKLGGGGHLSNAAVQLEGTSKEAEARLLAVLAEIEAKEGLFE, from the coding sequence ATGCCAAAATTTCTGCAAAGACGCTGGCACGGCTATCATACCGTATGGGCGTTTATGCTGCTGCTGCTGCTGATTATAGTAGTCAGTTTCTATAACTGGGTTATTGGTGTCGCCAGTTTATTTCTGGCCGGGACCCTCTGCTTCTCCATGCTGCAGGCAGAGCTCTCGTTCCGGCGGAATCTGGTCGAATATATCAATGGGCTATCCTTTCGGATTAAGCGGGTTGAGGGTGAAGCGGTCAGTATGCTTCCGCTGGGCATTATTCTGTACAGCGAGGACCGTAAGGTTGAATGGAACAACCGCAGCGCAGGTGATATTTTTTCACGAAAGTCTTTGGTAGGAGAAGAAATTGAGGAACTGCTGCCTGACGTTATGCCTTCCGCGGCTGGACATGTACCGGTCAAACGGGAAGCTTCCAAAGAAAATGTACTGAAGGAGATCCGTAAAGAAATAGCAGTGGATGAACACCATTATCAGGTGGTGATAATCCCCAGCGAACGGCTGCTGTATCTGTATGATATTACTGAGCTTGTGGTGCTCCGCGAACGCTATGAGGAAGAAAAGCTCGCGATCGGCATTGTGATGATGGATAATCTCGACGAAGCGGCCCAAGGCATGGACGATCAGCAGCGCACGTCCCTGATCGCCAAGGTGGCCAGCGAGATTACGGAGTGGAGCAAGCAGTTTGAAGTGTACCTGCGCCGGCTGTCTTCGGAGCGGTATCTCATGCTGCTCAATCACCGCAGCCTGCAGGCCCTCGAAGAAAGCCGGTTCGTGATTCTGGATGAGGTGCGGGAAATGACCGCAGATCTCAAGGTGCCGATGACGTTAAGCATCGGACTCGCCTATGGTTCGGAATCTGCCAGTGAGCTCGGGGCACTGGCACAATCAAGCCTGGATATGGCCCTCGGCCGGGGCGGAGACCAGGCGGCCGTGAAGGCGGGCCAGCGGCTGTCCTTCTACGGCGGCAAGAGCAATGCAGCGGAGAAGCGCACGAGAGTGCGGGCCCGTGTTATTGCGCACGCCCTGCGCGATCTGATGCAGGAAAGCGACCGGGTGCTGATCATGGGCCACCGGACGCCTGACATCGATGCTGTAGGGGCAGCGATTGGTCTGCTTAAGGCGGCACAGATGTACAATGTGGAAGCTAACATTGTGATGGAGACACCGAATCCTTCCATTACCCGGATGATGGAGCAGATCCGGCGGGATGAGGAGCTGAACAAGTCCTTTATCTCTACGGAACAAGCACTCCAGGTCATGACGGAGCACACCCTGCTGATTGTGGTGGATACGCATAAGGCATCCATGACAATGGAGCCGCGCCTGGTGCAATATGCCAGCCGCATTGTGGTCGTAGACCACCACCGCAGAGGTGAGGAATTCATAAATGATGCTGTGCTGGTCTATCTGGAGCCTTATGCCTCGTCTACCTGCGAGCTGGTAACAGAGCTGCTGCAGTACATTCATGACAAGATCAAGCTCAGCCCGCTGGAAGCTACGATGCTGCTCGCCGGAATTACAGTGGACACCAAGCATTTTGCGCTTCACACCGGGTCCAGAACCTTTGAAGCAGCAGGGTTTCTGCGCCGGGTCGGGGCAGATACGATTCTGATTCAGCGGATGCTGAAGGAGGATCTGCAGGAGTATATTTCCAAAGCGGAAATTATCAAACACGCCCGGATGGTGTATGATCATATAGCGCTGGTTGTGACGGAGCCGGGAATGAAGATTCCGCAGCTGCTGATTGCCCAGACGGCCGATACACTGCTGGGTATGACGAATGTGGTGGCTTCATTTGTCATCAGCGAGCGGCCTGACGGCCTTATCGGTATCAGCGCCCGGTCACTGGGGCGGATGAATGTGCAGGTAGTTATGGAAAAGCTGGGAGGCGGCGGCCACTTGTCCAACGCTGCCGTACAGCTTGAAGGAACAAGCAAGGAAGCAGAAGCCAGACTGCTCGCAGTACTGGCCGAAATTGAAGCGAAAGAGGGGCTGTTCGAATGA
- a CDS encoding DUF2232 domain-containing protein, which produces MKFRWTSVAWSIAYLLLLLSLSTPLLIITTLFMIIPAVVLFTTLNTKQFIIHILPVLLIVGLITPVYVLIAVYFLIPALVMGRWYKKRSSAMSTLLAGMITILAEFLLLLLLGTALFNFDLTTYVNDVLQMVNSPLSELGAGNPLMSELKLSSEDVSTISHMTVQIIPMTLIISSFMIAVITHSIVRPILNSMEYAVPRMKPAREWRLPRSFIWYYLLGVVLSLVFGGADSGFMPMISDNLLPLLRIAFIIQTIGFLFFLVYERKWSKVVALLLAIPVILMPGLWIIGIVDLAFPLRELVTKSKR; this is translated from the coding sequence TTGAAATTTCGCTGGACATCGGTGGCATGGAGCATAGCGTATCTGCTGTTGCTGCTCTCGTTATCAACCCCACTGCTTATTATCACTACACTATTTATGATTATACCGGCAGTAGTATTGTTCACTACTCTGAATACAAAGCAGTTCATTATTCATATTCTGCCTGTATTGCTGATTGTCGGTCTGATCACACCCGTCTATGTCTTAATAGCGGTCTATTTCTTAATCCCCGCCCTGGTGATGGGACGATGGTATAAGAAACGCTCTTCAGCGATGTCCACTCTGCTCGCCGGAATGATTACCATCCTGGCCGAATTCCTGCTTCTGCTGCTGCTCGGAACAGCATTGTTTAATTTTGACCTTACCACCTATGTGAATGATGTGCTGCAGATGGTGAATTCACCGCTATCGGAGCTGGGGGCCGGCAATCCGCTGATGTCCGAATTGAAACTCTCCTCGGAGGACGTAAGTACAATCAGCCATATGACTGTCCAGATCATTCCAATGACACTAATCATCAGCTCGTTTATGATAGCTGTGATCACACATTCCATTGTCCGTCCGATTCTGAACAGCATGGAATATGCCGTGCCGCGAATGAAACCAGCCCGTGAATGGAGACTGCCAAGATCGTTCATCTGGTATTATCTGCTGGGTGTTGTGCTCAGCCTCGTGTTTGGAGGAGCAGACAGCGGATTCATGCCGATGATATCGGATAATCTGCTGCCGCTGCTAAGGATTGCTTTTATCATTCAGACCATCGGGTTCCTTTTCTTTCTGGTGTATGAGCGGAAATGGAGCAAGGTTGTGGCACTCCTGCTGGCAATCCCCGTAATTTTGATGCCGGGGCTGTGGATCATCGGTATAGTCGACCTGGCGTTCCCGCTGCGCGAGCTTGTGACGAAATCGAAACGATAG
- a CDS encoding MazG-like family protein: MPKDLDVAKRAKVIEWLKTEVIDQVSRLFKALWEGSTARVGDSLASLIMSSYILGRRLGIPYRELDDLLIEKLRKHRQEGHQLEEWYQDISALEEHMRKR, translated from the coding sequence GTGCCGAAGGACCTGGATGTGGCCAAACGCGCCAAAGTAATTGAATGGTTGAAAACTGAAGTAATTGATCAAGTCTCACGGTTATTTAAAGCGCTCTGGGAAGGCAGCACCGCGCGTGTAGGAGACAGTCTGGCGAGCCTGATTATGAGCTCCTACATTCTTGGACGCAGACTGGGCATCCCGTATCGCGAGCTCGACGATCTCCTGATTGAGAAGCTCAGAAAGCACAGGCAGGAAGGGCATCAACTGGAAGAATGGTACCAGGATATATCTGCGTTAGAAGAACATATGCGTAAGAGGTGA
- a CDS encoding CBS domain-containing protein, with protein MNIAFFLLPKQEVACVTLDSTLRQTLERMEFHRYTAVPILNRNGEYAGTVTEGDLLWYMKDSGGAVTFENASKYLLKDVPLRMNNLPVSIDADMEDLINLAKVQNFVPVVDDMNRFIGIVRRSQIIEYCEKVVSRQSQESL; from the coding sequence ATGAATATTGCGTTTTTTTTACTTCCGAAACAAGAGGTCGCCTGCGTAACCCTGGATTCAACGCTGCGCCAGACTCTCGAACGGATGGAATTTCACCGCTATACGGCTGTACCGATTCTGAACCGGAATGGAGAATATGCCGGGACAGTAACGGAAGGCGATCTGCTGTGGTATATGAAGGATTCAGGTGGAGCGGTGACTTTCGAAAATGCTTCAAAATATCTGCTGAAGGATGTTCCGCTGCGGATGAATAATCTGCCGGTGTCCATTGATGCAGATATGGAGGATTTGATTAATTTGGCCAAGGTGCAGAACTTTGTGCCTGTGGTTGACGACATGAACCGATTTATCGGTATTGTCCGCAGGAGTCAGATTATTGAGTATTGCGAGAAGGTTGTTTCCCGCCAATCGCAGGAATCGTTATAA
- a CDS encoding LCP family protein: MKKFKKMKKRYIILIAALVVIIGGGFLFQKPLAVLAFDLFLSDRVEDKLTQESYQPLVNDGTTTVKPEPVVYKSDPFSLMLLGTDQRENETARSDTMIYAVIRPEDYKILLISIPRDTYTEIIGHDDNKKDKITHAYAFGGQQMAKDTLENLLGHDIQYYATINFQGLKDAVDAIGGVPLPIKKDIVNKGKDHEKFTIEGGKSNYNGEEALNYTRYREDSDFNRTKRQQVFIDVVANKMLSISQIGNIPELLDIMGDNFKTDIQPSMIISLAKKFMGGKDMDISSFTVMGEGERIGGVYYDIVDEEDLTEAKAMIDNWMNASTPVDQLIEPGKAQNALEPAATAAAQ; this comes from the coding sequence ATGAAAAAATTCAAAAAAATGAAAAAAAGATATATCATCCTGATTGCTGCGCTGGTGGTAATCATTGGCGGTGGCTTTCTGTTCCAGAAACCGCTGGCCGTACTGGCCTTTGATCTTTTTCTGTCGGATCGGGTCGAGGATAAGCTGACGCAGGAATCCTACCAGCCTCTTGTTAATGACGGCACCACTACGGTCAAACCCGAACCTGTTGTTTACAAAAGTGACCCGTTCTCCCTAATGCTGCTGGGTACAGACCAGCGCGAGAATGAGACTGCCCGTTCGGATACCATGATCTATGCAGTTATTCGTCCGGAGGACTATAAGATTCTGCTCATCTCCATACCGCGGGATACCTACACCGAGATCATTGGACATGACGACAATAAAAAGGATAAGATTACGCATGCCTATGCTTTTGGCGGGCAGCAGATGGCCAAGGACACACTGGAAAACCTGCTCGGGCACGATATTCAATATTATGCCACAATTAATTTTCAAGGCTTGAAAGATGCGGTGGATGCGATTGGCGGTGTTCCGCTGCCGATCAAAAAAGATATTGTGAACAAAGGCAAGGATCATGAAAAATTCACTATCGAAGGCGGCAAGTCTAACTATAATGGGGAAGAGGCCCTTAATTACACCCGTTATCGCGAGGACAGCGACTTCAACCGTACCAAACGGCAGCAGGTTTTTATTGACGTCGTTGCGAACAAGATGCTGTCCATCAGCCAAATTGGAAATATCCCGGAGCTGCTGGACATAATGGGTGACAATTTCAAGACGGATATTCAGCCGTCAATGATTATAAGCCTCGCCAAAAAATTCATGGGCGGCAAGGATATGGATATCTCCAGCTTTACTGTGATGGGTGAAGGGGAACGTATCGGCGGGGTTTATTATGATATCGTAGATGAAGAGGACCTCACTGAAGCCAAGGCTATGATTGACAATTGGATGAATGCCAGCACACCGGTAGACCAATTAATCGAGCCGGGAAAAGCCCAAAACGCCCTGGAGCCAGCAGCTACAGCCGCAGCGCAGTAA
- the opp4A gene encoding oligopeptide ABC transporter substrate-binding protein — MMKRRYCGLVLTMALMLSACSGIGSERLSYGVLSNNEAEVPAAGGTITYGYSSPFQGLFEPAFYEGEDDYQVLEFITEAMFRVNDDLTTVPGIASWQESDDHTVFTFRIRPGVRWHNGDELTVEDWKFALETIASPEYTGSRYYSVEMITGVEAYHKGKAKEISGIKVIDPYTLRITMNSVRVNALDNLWPYPMNKKVYSGIAVKDMPDSDPVRKHPIGIGPFEVTNIQPGQLVEMKAFEDYYQGKPLLDGVKYKVFDDKEIVNLLDKDVIDIATAPRDAYASLKQLDRVDILQSPELSYEYIGFKFGSWDQETQKIVMDNPKFADKRLRQAMYYALDREGIINQYSYGLGSLIETPVPSSSWAKIPDSEINTYPYSPERAKALLNDAGYVDKDGDGFREDPKGAPFVIHYDAMTGSTTAEARTRAILQNWRDVGLDVRLNGGQLKDLNAFYEAVENDDPSVELFNGVWGLASDPDPSGLWREIDLWNYPRFSSKRNEELIREGVGIKSYDKEYRKNVYYEWQKLVNDEVPMIFFAERINITAVNKRLQNVRVNSMSNIIDPQTWWIKEGNE; from the coding sequence ATGATGAAGCGCAGATATTGCGGGCTGGTGCTGACGATGGCGTTAATGCTTTCGGCTTGCAGCGGGATAGGCTCGGAGCGGCTTTCCTATGGAGTTCTTTCGAATAATGAGGCAGAAGTGCCTGCAGCTGGAGGAACGATTACATACGGATACTCCTCTCCGTTTCAAGGGCTGTTTGAACCTGCTTTTTATGAAGGCGAGGACGACTACCAGGTACTGGAATTCATTACAGAAGCTATGTTTAGAGTAAACGATGACTTAACCACGGTTCCGGGTATCGCTTCCTGGCAGGAATCAGACGATCATACCGTGTTCACGTTCAGAATAAGGCCAGGCGTCCGGTGGCACAACGGCGATGAATTAACGGTAGAGGATTGGAAATTCGCGCTAGAAACCATTGCCAGTCCAGAGTATACGGGGTCACGGTACTATAGCGTAGAAATGATCACAGGCGTGGAAGCCTATCATAAGGGAAAAGCCAAGGAAATCAGCGGGATTAAGGTAATCGATCCTTACACCCTGAGAATAACCATGAATAGTGTAAGGGTGAATGCACTGGATAATCTGTGGCCGTACCCGATGAACAAAAAAGTGTACAGCGGGATCGCGGTTAAGGATATGCCGGACAGCGATCCGGTGAGAAAGCATCCCATCGGCATTGGCCCCTTTGAAGTGACCAATATCCAGCCTGGACAGCTGGTGGAGATGAAGGCCTTTGAGGATTACTATCAGGGAAAACCGCTATTGGACGGTGTGAAGTATAAGGTGTTCGATGATAAGGAAATCGTGAATCTTCTTGATAAGGATGTCATTGATATCGCTACTGCCCCGCGTGATGCGTATGCTTCGCTGAAACAGCTGGACCGGGTGGATATTCTGCAGTCGCCTGAGCTGTCTTACGAATACATAGGATTCAAATTTGGATCTTGGGATCAAGAGACCCAGAAGATTGTCATGGATAATCCGAAATTCGCGGATAAACGCCTGCGGCAGGCTATGTATTATGCGTTGGATCGTGAAGGGATCATTAACCAATATTCCTACGGTCTTGGCAGTCTGATTGAAACACCGGTCCCCAGCTCAAGCTGGGCGAAAATTCCCGATTCAGAAATCAATACGTATCCCTACAGTCCGGAGAGGGCCAAGGCGCTGCTGAATGATGCAGGATACGTGGACAAGGATGGCGATGGGTTCCGGGAGGACCCGAAAGGCGCTCCGTTTGTTATTCATTATGATGCTATGACGGGAAGCACAACGGCAGAAGCAAGGACCCGCGCTATTCTGCAGAATTGGCGTGACGTTGGACTGGATGTACGCTTAAACGGCGGACAGCTTAAGGATCTTAATGCTTTCTATGAAGCTGTAGAGAATGATGACCCCTCAGTTGAGCTCTTCAACGGGGTATGGGGGCTGGCCAGCGACCCGGACCCGTCGGGTTTATGGAGAGAAATTGATCTGTGGAATTACCCGCGCTTCAGTTCAAAACGCAATGAGGAATTGATTCGGGAAGGCGTGGGAATCAAATCTTATGATAAAGAATACCGTAAGAACGTCTATTACGAATGGCAAAAATTAGTGAATGACGAAGTGCCGATGATCTTTTTTGCTGAGCGCATAAATATAACGGCCGTCAACAAACGTCTGCAGAACGTGAGGGTTAATTCGATGAGCAACATCATTGACCCGCAGACATGGTGGATAAAGGAAGGAAATGAATAA